The following proteins are co-located in the Salvelinus fontinalis isolate EN_2023a chromosome 29, ASM2944872v1, whole genome shotgun sequence genome:
- the LOC129827221 gene encoding RDS/peripherin-like protein xRDS35: protein MALLKLQFPLQRRVRLAQSLWLLSWLAVLAGAFTFSLGVYLKTELLRRAEVMDNTEIHVVPNILMLVGLITIGINLFAGRVCQDSLDSARFPPWKPFLLPWYGLAWMVCVWLLSAVVLSYALQGHLEESLKVGLRNGIRFYRDTDVPGRCFQKETIDRLQMELRCCGNTNYRDWFEVQWISNRYLDFTSKEVKDRVRSNVDGRYLMDGVPFSCCNPGSPRPCLQNHLTDNAAHYNYEHQSEELNLYIRGCRQALVDYYMGLMNTIGPGILSVISLQMSVLVSLRYLQTSLEGVDTENPEADSEGYILAKGVKETMMDVKNTMFNLLQFGQVEAGDEAEAGEDGEKAATSS from the exons ATGGCGCTGCTGAAGCTGCAGTTCCCCCTGCAGAGGCGTGTGCGTCTGGCCCAGAGTCTGTGGCTGCTGTCCTGGCTGGCTGTGCTGGCTGGGGCCTTCACCTTCTCCCTGGGAGTGTACCTCAAGACCGAGCTGCTCCGCAGGGCAGAG GTGATGGATAACACAGAGATCCATGTGGTGCCCAACATTTTGATGCTGGTGGGCTTGATAACCATCGGGATCAACCTGTTTGCTGGGCGGGTGTGTCAGGACTCCCTGGACTCTGCCCGGTTCCCCCCCTGGAAGCCCTTCCTGCTGCCCTGGTATGGCCTGGCCtggatggtgtgtgtctggttgcTGTCTGCTGTGGTGCTCAGCTATGCCCTGCAGGGACACCTCGAGGAGTCACTCAAG GTGGGCCTGAGGAACGGTATCCGGTTCTACCGGGACACGGATGTCCCGGGCCGCTGCTTCCAGAAGGAGACCATCGACAGGCTGCAAATGGAACTGCGTTGCTGCGGCAACACCAACTACAGGGACTGGTTCGAGGTTCAGTGGATCAGCAACAGATACCTGGACTTCACCTCTAAAGAAGtcaagga TCGTGTGCGTAGCAACGTGGACGGTCGTTACCTGATGGATGGAGTCCCCTTCAGCTGCTGTAACCCCGGCTCCCCTCGGCCCTGTCTCCAGAACCACCTGACTGACAACGCTGCTCACTACAACTATGAGCACCAGAGTGAGGAGCTGAACCTGTACATCCGCGGCTGCAGACAGGCGCTGGTCGACTACTACATGGGCCTCATGAACACCATCGGCCCCGGGATTCTGTCGGTCATCTCCCTGCAG ATGTCAGTGTTGGTGAGTCTGCGGTACCTGCAGACGTCTCTGGAAGGTGTGGATACGGAGAACCCTGAAGCTGACAGCGAGGGCTACATCCTGGCGAAGGGGGTGAAAGAAACCATGATGGACGTCAAGAACACCATGTTCAACCTGCTCCAGTTCGGacag GTGGAAGCAGGTGATGAGGCAGAAGCAGGGGAGGACGGTGAGAAGGCAGCCACGTCCAGCTAG